One window of the Nocardia huaxiensis genome contains the following:
- a CDS encoding glycosyltransferase, which yields MSGGSSMTDPTSAQRVPELVSIIIPVYNGLPDLDVQLDGLARQDYSGAFEVIVSDNGSGDGLAEHISNHPQRAELRLRYLDSSAKQGAPYARNRGAAIADGDFLVFVDQDDRVYEHWLSALVEVAAEVDAVGGAIESDSLNDRTAPIWRPVPTAAEGFRTHWLPFANGNNTAFWRSAFEKLGGYDEDLTVGDDVDISWRLQLAGMSFAHAPDALIAYRLRGNFRAAWRQSRGYGYGFARTCIKHRAAGCPRIPAAAALSSLLIAIACNPLNPLTRKQVPVGLWVMHTAGLLGRAQANLRYRTYTG from the coding sequence ATGAGCGGGGGCTCCTCCATGACCGATCCGACCTCGGCGCAGCGTGTGCCCGAGCTGGTTTCCATCATCATTCCGGTCTACAACGGGCTGCCGGATCTCGATGTGCAGCTGGATGGGCTGGCGCGGCAGGACTATTCCGGCGCGTTCGAGGTGATCGTCAGCGACAACGGGTCCGGAGACGGTCTGGCCGAGCATATCTCGAATCATCCGCAGCGGGCTGAACTGCGGCTTCGCTACCTCGACAGTTCCGCGAAACAGGGTGCGCCATATGCCCGCAATCGGGGGGCGGCGATCGCCGACGGCGACTTCCTGGTCTTCGTCGACCAGGACGATCGGGTGTACGAGCACTGGCTCAGCGCGCTGGTCGAGGTGGCCGCCGAGGTCGACGCCGTGGGCGGGGCCATCGAATCCGACTCGCTCAACGATCGCACCGCCCCGATCTGGCGGCCGGTGCCGACTGCCGCGGAAGGCTTTCGCACACACTGGCTTCCGTTCGCCAATGGCAATAACACCGCTTTCTGGCGCTCCGCCTTCGAGAAGCTCGGCGGTTACGACGAGGACCTGACCGTCGGCGACGATGTGGACATCAGCTGGCGGCTGCAATTGGCGGGCATGTCCTTCGCACACGCGCCCGACGCCCTGATCGCCTACCGCCTGCGCGGCAATTTCCGTGCCGCGTGGCGTCAATCCCGTGGCTACGGTTACGGATTCGCTCGCACCTGCATCAAGCATCGGGCCGCTGGTTGCCCGCGCATCCCGGCGGCCGCCGCGCTGAGCTCACTGCTCATCGCCATCGCCTGCAATCCCCTGAATCCCTTGACCCGCAAGCAGGTTCCGGTCGGCCTGTGGGTCATGCACACCGCCGGACTGCTCGGCCGCGCACAGGCCAATCTCCGCTACCGCACCTACACCGGCTGA
- a CDS encoding mycothiol transferase: MTSADLLIDAFDRVRQNVHGAVEGLAQNELAARLDPEANSIAWLIWHLTRVQDDHIADVADLPQVWTAAGWSKRFDLPFDEAATGYAQTPDDVAQLADASAELLLGYYDAVHAQTIAYVSGLTDADLPRIVDTRWDPPVSLGVRLISVADDDIQHSGQAAFIRGVLLRRRP; encoded by the coding sequence ATGACGAGTGCAGACCTGCTGATCGACGCCTTCGACCGAGTGCGCCAGAATGTGCACGGCGCCGTCGAGGGCCTCGCACAGAATGAACTGGCCGCCCGCCTCGACCCCGAGGCCAATTCCATCGCCTGGCTCATCTGGCATCTGACCCGGGTGCAGGACGACCACATCGCCGACGTGGCCGACCTCCCCCAAGTATGGACCGCGGCGGGCTGGTCCAAACGTTTCGATCTGCCCTTCGACGAGGCCGCCACCGGATACGCCCAGACTCCCGATGACGTCGCCCAGCTCGCGGACGCCTCCGCCGAACTCCTGCTCGGCTACTACGACGCGGTGCACGCGCAGACCATCGCCTATGTCTCCGGCCTGACCGATGCCGATCTGCCCCGGATCGTGGACACCCGCTGGGATCCGCCGGTCAGCCTGGGCGTGCGCCTGATCAGCGTGGCCGACGACGATATCCAGCATTCCGGGCAGGCCGCCTTCATTCGCGGCGTGCTGCTGCGCCGCCGGCCGTGA
- a CDS encoding glycosyltransferase 87 family protein — translation MRTTSTDGEPARASGDAGKSEVSTTVLTAFGIAAVVVVIWHIYALPIGNPYYGLFNCNLDLAVYRAGGEALLHRSGLYDGPVIWEMEFTYTPFAAMVFAPLALVSRATANILWWSATFAALVAIIALSLRNLGYAMTRKTLLFSVFFALVTTAFEPVRTTIWLGQINVFLVLLVVWDLTRRSSRLRGVGVGLAAGIKLTPAFFLAYLALTRQWRTCATATAMLATTILLGFLVVPGDALSYWGQQITSAGRVGPVDSAGNQSLNGFLAQMMRFYEATGYLRVEHGMLMYLPPTWMWLALAVPVAILGLAAARVAHRRGQELLAISVTGMTSAAVSPFSWGHHWVWFLPLLVVVFHHVRTSTAAPLYRYLPIAVIVPFFCWWWNYPEEAPFAESAYPIGIGLFMLPRNIPAWWSHLAVPVYASCYLLALFATVAVILTRESARRW, via the coding sequence GTGAGGACGACTTCGACCGACGGCGAGCCCGCGCGCGCGAGCGGGGACGCCGGAAAGTCCGAGGTGAGCACCACCGTGCTGACCGCATTCGGCATCGCGGCGGTGGTGGTGGTGATCTGGCATATCTACGCGCTGCCGATCGGAAATCCCTACTACGGGTTGTTCAACTGCAATCTGGACCTCGCGGTGTACCGCGCCGGGGGCGAAGCGCTGCTGCATCGGTCGGGGCTGTACGACGGCCCGGTCATCTGGGAAATGGAATTCACCTATACACCGTTCGCCGCAATGGTTTTCGCGCCGCTGGCCCTGGTGTCACGGGCGACGGCCAATATTCTCTGGTGGTCGGCCACCTTCGCCGCGCTCGTCGCGATCATCGCATTGAGCCTGCGGAATCTCGGCTATGCCATGACCCGGAAGACGCTGCTGTTCAGTGTGTTCTTCGCACTGGTGACGACCGCCTTCGAGCCCGTGCGCACAACGATTTGGCTCGGGCAGATCAATGTCTTCCTGGTGCTGCTGGTGGTGTGGGATCTGACCCGTCGCAGTTCACGCCTCCGGGGTGTCGGCGTGGGCCTGGCGGCCGGAATCAAACTCACGCCCGCGTTCTTTCTCGCCTATCTGGCGCTCACCCGGCAGTGGCGAACCTGTGCGACCGCGACGGCGATGCTGGCCACCACCATCCTGCTGGGATTTCTCGTCGTTCCCGGCGATGCCCTGAGTTACTGGGGGCAGCAGATCACCAGCGCCGGGCGGGTCGGCCCCGTCGACTCGGCGGGAAATCAGTCGCTCAATGGTTTTCTCGCGCAAATGATGCGGTTCTACGAAGCCACCGGCTATTTGCGGGTCGAGCACGGCATGCTCATGTATCTGCCGCCCACGTGGATGTGGCTGGCGCTGGCCGTCCCGGTGGCGATACTCGGGCTGGCCGCGGCGCGAGTGGCGCACCGGCGTGGTCAGGAACTGCTGGCGATCTCCGTCACCGGAATGACTTCGGCTGCGGTGTCACCGTTTTCGTGGGGGCATCACTGGGTGTGGTTCCTGCCGCTGCTGGTCGTGGTGTTCCACCACGTGCGCACCTCCACGGCCGCGCCGCTGTACCGATACCTGCCGATCGCGGTGATCGTGCCGTTCTTCTGCTGGTGGTGGAACTATCCGGAGGAGGCGCCGTTCGCCGAATCGGCGTATCCGATCGGTATCGGATTGTTCATGCTGCCGCGCAATATCCCCGCCTGGTGGTCGCATCTCGCGGTCCCGGTTTATGCGAGCTGTTATCTGCTCGCCTTGTTCGCCACGGTGGCCGTGATTCTCACGCGGGAAAGCGCGCGCCGATGGTGA
- a CDS encoding glycosyltransferase 87 family protein: MVTALGAVAAPELKREPVVANAVLVVSGLLACAVVGWHIFAIPIGTPYYGLFNNHVDLTVYRAGGEAIAHRAGLYDGAVVFGMQFTYTPFAALVFVPLTWVGLHTANLLWWTAIFAALVAIVAVSLRSLGYRATPRTALFAFFLAVASTALEPVRTTIWLGQVNVFIVLLVLWDLTRPNSKGRGIGVGIAAGIKLTPILFLAYLAVTRQWRTCATAAATLAGTVALGFVIIPGDAWGYWANQFTNSSRIGAVDSPGNQSINGAIAQLLRLFHVDRYLHTGPGLYLYVPPTWLWLAVAVPIAVGGLAAGALAYRRGQQVLAISVVGMTSAAVSPFAWGHHWVWFVPLLVVLLHHALDDRSWWSGLAAGALAAVAFCWWWSFTDREPLEGAPYPIGLGLFMMPRDDPAWWSNIVVPFYAVCFPLVLLVTIGFILFHSHGSE; this comes from the coding sequence ATGGTGACTGCACTGGGCGCCGTCGCGGCTCCGGAGCTGAAGCGCGAACCCGTGGTGGCGAATGCGGTTCTGGTCGTCAGCGGTCTGCTGGCCTGCGCCGTGGTGGGCTGGCATATCTTCGCGATTCCGATCGGGACGCCGTATTACGGGCTGTTCAACAATCACGTCGACCTGACGGTGTATCGCGCCGGCGGAGAGGCGATCGCCCACCGCGCCGGACTGTACGACGGGGCCGTCGTCTTCGGAATGCAGTTCACCTATACGCCTTTCGCCGCGCTGGTCTTCGTGCCGTTGACGTGGGTGGGCCTGCACACGGCGAATCTGCTGTGGTGGACGGCGATTTTCGCGGCACTGGTGGCCATTGTGGCAGTGAGCCTGCGCAGCCTGGGATATCGCGCTACGCCGCGCACGGCATTGTTCGCGTTCTTCCTCGCCGTGGCGAGCACGGCCCTGGAACCCGTGCGGACGACGATCTGGCTGGGCCAGGTCAATGTATTCATCGTGCTGCTGGTGCTGTGGGATCTGACGCGGCCGAATTCCAAGGGCCGGGGCATCGGCGTCGGAATCGCGGCGGGTATCAAGCTGACTCCGATACTCTTTCTCGCCTACCTCGCGGTGACGCGGCAATGGCGCACCTGCGCGACCGCCGCCGCCACCTTGGCGGGCACGGTGGCACTCGGATTCGTCATCATCCCCGGAGACGCCTGGGGGTATTGGGCGAACCAGTTCACCAATTCCAGTCGCATCGGTGCTGTCGATTCGCCGGGCAATCAATCCATCAACGGCGCGATTGCCCAACTGCTGCGGCTCTTCCACGTCGATCGGTACCTGCACACCGGGCCGGGGCTGTATCTCTACGTGCCGCCGACGTGGCTGTGGCTGGCTGTCGCGGTGCCGATCGCGGTCGGAGGTCTGGCCGCCGGCGCCCTCGCCTACCGTCGCGGGCAACAGGTGCTGGCCATCAGCGTCGTCGGCATGACCTCGGCCGCGGTGTCACCCTTCGCCTGGGGACATCACTGGGTGTGGTTCGTCCCCTTGCTGGTAGTTCTCCTGCACCACGCGCTCGATGACCGGTCCTGGTGGTCCGGGCTCGCGGCCGGAGCGCTTGCGGCTGTGGCCTTCTGCTGGTGGTGGAGCTTCACCGACCGGGAGCCCCTCGAAGGCGCGCCGTACCCCATCGGCCTGGGGCTGTTCATGATGCCGCGAGACGACCCGGCGTGGTGGTCGAATATCGTGGTCCCGTTTTACGCGGTCTGTTTTCCGCTCGTTCTCCTTGTCACGATCGGCTTCATCCTGTTCCACTCGCATGGATCGGAGTAG
- the zomB gene encoding flagellar motor control protein ZomB, whose product MARAPQPAARRTRLPRTVFLTGVAVTAALFAAGAWEHRWIADDGLIVLRTVRNLLAGNGPVFNVDERVETNTSAAWTYLVWFFSWLTQARLEYVVLGLTLTLSVTAVVVGMLGSARLWGGPAGRLLLPAGALVYIALPPARDYASSGLESGLVICWLAVLWYFMIRWAQAGAVRPAGYFGLVFLAGLAPLIRPEITLVGALALLVLVFAPVPETSLRPWVFRLLTVAVAGLVPIGYQIWRMGYYGLPYPNTAVSKDAGGAKWQQGFTYLGDFVGPYHLWLPLLILAVSAFVIVRPQRLSTPALRSPAMVVLVMLVSGVALTVYELRVGGDFMHGRMLLPQLFCLLLPVMVLPVRLSGNAAHGNRVRWLVPAGVVITAAWALWACGTCAVQTGTSVGASGIVDERIYYVLGTGHDHPIRAEDYLDYARMRPMLRHIGETPDGALLLNLPSQMVWHIVPPPLPVPEGGAGHTVFFLNLGMTSMNVPLDVRVVDQMGLAYPLAAHTDRLENGRIGHDKNLAPGWVVVDAEMVDRQPWIPLHIDERYVIRARAALSCPATQDLLASTRAPLTFTRFRHNIQQAFGFASYRTNRNPSYELQRCGLEDPIQPVAPR is encoded by the coding sequence ATGGCGCGGGCGCCACAGCCCGCCGCGCGCCGTACGCGGCTGCCGCGGACCGTATTCCTGACCGGCGTCGCGGTGACCGCGGCCCTGTTCGCGGCCGGCGCCTGGGAGCACCGGTGGATCGCCGACGACGGGCTGATCGTGCTGCGCACGGTGCGAAACCTGTTGGCGGGCAACGGCCCGGTCTTCAATGTGGACGAACGGGTGGAGACCAATACCAGTGCGGCGTGGACGTATCTGGTGTGGTTCTTCAGCTGGCTCACCCAGGCGCGGCTGGAGTACGTGGTGCTCGGCCTCACGCTGACGCTGTCGGTGACGGCGGTGGTGGTCGGTATGCTGGGATCGGCGCGACTGTGGGGCGGCCCGGCGGGCCGATTGCTGCTGCCCGCCGGCGCACTGGTCTACATCGCGCTGCCGCCCGCACGTGACTATGCCAGCTCGGGGCTGGAGTCCGGTCTGGTCATCTGCTGGCTGGCGGTGCTGTGGTACTTCATGATTCGCTGGGCGCAGGCCGGGGCCGTGCGGCCCGCAGGCTATTTCGGGCTGGTCTTCCTCGCCGGTCTCGCGCCGCTCATCCGGCCCGAGATCACCCTGGTAGGGGCGCTCGCGCTGCTCGTGCTGGTCTTCGCTCCGGTGCCGGAAACGTCCCTGCGCCCCTGGGTGTTTCGGCTGCTGACCGTGGCGGTCGCCGGGCTCGTGCCGATCGGCTATCAGATCTGGCGGATGGGCTACTACGGGCTGCCCTATCCGAATACGGCCGTCTCCAAGGACGCCGGAGGGGCGAAATGGCAGCAGGGTTTCACCTATCTCGGCGACTTCGTCGGCCCGTACCACCTGTGGCTCCCGCTGCTGATTCTCGCGGTGTCGGCTTTCGTCATCGTTCGGCCGCAGCGCCTTTCGACACCGGCGCTGCGTAGTCCTGCCATGGTCGTTCTGGTCATGCTCGTCAGTGGAGTGGCGCTGACGGTGTACGAACTCCGCGTCGGCGGCGATTTCATGCACGGCCGCATGCTGCTGCCCCAGCTGTTCTGCCTGCTGCTGCCCGTCATGGTGCTGCCTGTGCGGCTGTCCGGAAACGCGGCGCACGGGAATCGGGTGCGCTGGCTGGTACCTGCCGGTGTCGTGATCACCGCCGCGTGGGCGCTGTGGGCGTGCGGTACCTGTGCCGTCCAAACCGGAACCAGCGTAGGCGCTTCCGGCATTGTCGACGAGCGCATCTACTACGTGCTCGGCACTGGGCACGACCATCCCATCCGCGCCGAGGACTACCTCGACTACGCCCGTATGCGTCCCATGCTCCGCCATATCGGCGAAACCCCCGACGGTGCACTACTGCTGAACCTGCCCTCACAGATGGTCTGGCATATCGTCCCGCCGCCGCTGCCCGTCCCCGAAGGCGGTGCGGGACATACCGTCTTCTTCCTCAACCTCGGCATGACGAGCATGAACGTCCCGCTGGACGTGCGCGTCGTCGACCAGATGGGATTGGCGTATCCGCTTGCGGCACACACCGATCGGCTCGAGAACGGCCGCATCGGCCACGACAAGAACCTCGCCCCCGGCTGGGTGGTGGTCGACGCCGAAATGGTGGACCGGCAGCCCTGGATCCCGCTGCACATCGACGAGCGCTACGTGATTCGCGCGCGAGCGGCCCTGAGCTGCCCCGCCACCCAGGACCTGCTCGCCTCCACCCGCGCGCCGCTCACCTTCACCCGATTCCGGCACAATATCCAGCAGGCCTTCGGCTTCGCGAGCTACCGGACCAACCGCAACCCCTCCTACGAACTCCAGCGCTGCGGGCTCGAGGATCCCATCCAGCCGGTCGCGCCGCGCTGA
- a CDS encoding alpha/beta hydrolase, which yields MKLTALRTTVVALSAALSMTLLGGVSTADPQKPSHVSSIVKDGRTWHLKVYSAAMGTEITVDVQRPVDESRPAPNLWMLNGLDAGLSDASWTAQTKALDFLADKQVNVVQPIGGYGSYYTDWRNPDPVLGVHKWKTFFTEELPPLLDDTLDSSGRNALTGLSTSGTSVLQLAEAKPGLWKAVAAYSGCAQIADPVGRAFIKLVVENRAGGDTRNMYGPDGDPAWTANDPVINAEKLRGTLLYVSSGSGVPVAEDVQYYLNSAPGASGALNLTLGVIIEAAVNGCTANLKTTLDSLAIPATFEFTPVGTHYWPYWEKALYDSWPLLAQGMEIPA from the coding sequence GTGAAGCTCACCGCGCTGCGCACCACAGTGGTCGCCCTGTCTGCCGCCCTGTCCATGACGCTGCTCGGTGGTGTCTCGACGGCCGATCCTCAGAAACCTTCGCACGTCTCGTCGATCGTCAAGGACGGCCGCACCTGGCATCTGAAGGTGTATTCGGCGGCCATGGGCACCGAGATCACCGTCGATGTGCAGCGCCCGGTCGACGAATCCCGGCCCGCCCCGAACCTGTGGATGCTCAATGGCCTGGACGCCGGTCTGAGCGACGCGAGCTGGACCGCGCAGACGAAGGCACTGGATTTTCTGGCCGACAAGCAGGTCAATGTGGTGCAGCCGATCGGTGGTTACGGCAGCTACTACACCGATTGGCGCAACCCCGATCCGGTGCTGGGCGTGCACAAATGGAAGACCTTCTTCACCGAGGAGCTTCCGCCGCTGCTGGACGACACCCTCGATTCGTCCGGCCGCAATGCGCTGACCGGTCTGTCGACCTCCGGCACCTCGGTCCTCCAGCTCGCCGAGGCCAAGCCCGGCCTCTGGAAAGCCGTTGCCGCCTACAGCGGTTGCGCTCAGATCGCCGACCCGGTCGGTCGCGCGTTCATCAAGCTGGTCGTCGAGAACCGTGCCGGCGGCGACACTCGGAACATGTACGGCCCGGACGGCGATCCGGCCTGGACCGCCAACGACCCGGTCATCAATGCCGAAAAGCTGCGCGGCACATTGCTCTACGTGTCCAGCGGCAGCGGCGTCCCGGTCGCGGAGGACGTCCAGTACTACTTGAACAGCGCTCCCGGGGCTTCCGGCGCGCTCAACCTCACGCTCGGTGTGATCATCGAGGCGGCCGTCAACGGGTGCACGGCGAATCTGAAGACCACACTGGATTCCCTCGCCATCCCCGCGACCTTCGAATTCACGCCCGTCGGCACCCACTACTGGCCGTATTGGGAAAAGGCCCTTTACGATTCGTGGCCGCTGCTGGCCCAGGGCATGGAGATCCCCGCCTGA